Genomic segment of Deltaproteobacteria bacterium CG2_30_66_27:
AGCCGATGGAGTTCGCCGTGAACCGCCCGAACGGGCTGATGACTCCTGGTTGTATGTCATTCGGAGGAGTCACGCCCGTGAAACCGTGCATATCCCTACGTCCGCAAGGAACCTTCCCTGCGGGCGCTTTCTTTTTCGGGGTCGGCGGTGGATAAGCGCGGTCCGAAACAGCAGCGGTGGGACGCGGCATCATCGCGCGCCCGCGAGGAGCTCCTTCGTCCCTGCCCCTATATCGGGTTCGACCACGACCGGATCGGCGTCCACTGCCTCTCCCGCGAGGCATACGGCATCGCGGAGCAATCGTTCCGCCGGGCGATCTGGCTCAACCCGTACGAGCCGGGGTTTCACCTTCATTTGGCGTATGCGCTCATCCGGCAGAAGCGGCACGAGGAGGCGCTGGGCGTGCTGGACGAATTGCGGGAGAAGCGGCCCGACTTCGTTCAGGAGAGGGAGTTGCGGGAAGCCATCCTCGGTGTCCATCGCCGGTAGTAACGCGGCCCTCCGGAAGCAAACGTTTTATTGTTGAAGCGGCGCGAGCTGTGGTATCCTCGCCCGAAATCGAAAAAACGGCGATGGAGTTCGCCGATAACCGCTGTCGTTCGGACGGCTGATGACTCCTGCCCGGTCTCCATCGGGCAGGGGTTTTTTTATACCCGGAAAGGGGCAAGGGATGCACGAGGTCTGGGGGATGGCGGCGCTCTGGCTGGGGCTGGCCTTGCTGGCGACGCTGCTCTCCATCTGGTTTCGCATCGCCACGGCGCTCTCCGAGATCGTGGTGGGGACCGTGGCCCAGCTGCTGATCGGGGCGTTCCTCGCGGCGTCGCTGGGGGCGGACCAGCCGTGGATCAAGTTCCTCTCGGGAACGGGCGCCATCGTCCTGACCTTCCTCGCGGGAGCGGAGCTCGACCCCGGTGTCTTCAAATCGAAGTGGAAGGAAGCGGCCGCCATCGGCCTCATCTCCTTCGCCGCTCCCTTTCTCGGCTGCACCGCCGCCGCTTACTACCTCCTCGGCTGGACGGTGCGGGCGAGCTGGCTGGCGGGGGTGGCCCTCTCCACCACGTCGGTCGCCGTCGTGTACGCCGTCATGCTGGAGCTGGGATTGAACAAGACCGATTTCGGGAAGTCGGTGCTGGCCGCGTGCTTCATCACCGACCTGGGGACCGTCCTCGCTCTCGGAATCCTCTTCGCGCCGTTCACGATGCGCACCGTAATCTTTGCGGGCGTCGCCATCCTCGTCTTCGCCGCGTTGCCGTCCCTCACTCCGTGGTTCTTCCGGAAATACGGCGGCCGTCCTTCCGAGCTCGAGACGAAGTACCTGCTCCTTATCCTCTTCGGGCTTGGATCGCTGGCCGCCTGGTCGGACAGCGAGGCGGTCCTGCCCGCGTACGTCGTGGGGATGGTGTTGGCCGGAACCGTGGGACGGGACCACGCCCTCGTTCGAAGGCTGCGGACGTTGACCTTCGGCCTCCTGACGCCTTTCTACTTCATCCGCGCGGGGTCGTACGTCTCCGTGTCGGCGATCCTCGCCGCACCCTTCGCGATCCTCGTCCTGTTCCTCTCGAAGATGGCGACGAAGATGGCGGGCGTGTACCCGGCCACGAAGGTCTTCCGGTACGCACAGAAGGAGGGTATGTACACGACGCTGCTGATGTCCACGGGGCTCACCTTCGGGTCGATCTCCGCCCTCTTCGGTCTGTCCCACGGTATCATCGACAAAGGGCAATACTCGCTGCTGATCCTCGTCGTCATCGGAAGCGCGGTGGTCCCGACGATCATCGCGGACGCTTTCTTCTTACCGAAATACCTGCTGTCCGGGCCCGTGCCGTCGGAGAAGGCCGCGTCCGCGGCGGCGGGGATGGACGCCAAGGTGGAAGGGTAACCAGGGGATCGGTCCGGGCAATCGGCGGAAGGGAGGTCTCGTCATGTTGTTCCAGAAAATTCTGGTCGCATTCGATGGGTCGGAAGGTTCATGGAAGGCGTTCGATTTTGCCCTTGAGCTTTCGGCCCTCTGTAAGAACAACGGGTCCCCGGAGATTTACGTCCTCTCGGTAGTGCGCCCGCCGGAACCGATCGAAATCGTGGAGATGGAGGCGGTCATCGACGCCGCCACGACCCACTACGAGGAGCAGTTCCGCAAGATCGTCGCGAAGATGAAGGACAAGGACCTGGTGCTTCACACGGACATTCTCACCGGGAACCCGGCGGACCAGATCGTCCGGTACGCGCACGACAATAAATGCGACGTCGTGATCCTCGGCCACCGGGGGAAGTCCCGGGTGGAGGATTGGCTGCTGGGCTCCGTGCCGAAGCGGGTCTCCTCCTACGCCCCGTGTCACGTCATCATCGTGAAGTGAAGAAGGAGGGACGTCGGGGATGCGGATCATTTTGTATATCGCCCTGTTCGGCGCCATGGGGTGCCTTGGGCGGTACTACCTGTCCGGGTGGGTCTATGATCTTGTGGGAAGGTCGATGCCGTTCGGGACGCTCGCCGTCAACGTCCTCGGCGCCTTCCTCATCGGCTTCATCATGGAGTTCAGCTTGCGAAGTCCCATCGTCTCGCAGGAGCTCCGTGTCGGTTTGACGATCGGCCTCCTCGGCGGCCTGACCACCTTTTCGACCTTCAGCTACGAGACGTTCCGCCTGTTGGAGGGCGGCCAGCTCGCGCAGGCGCTGGGAAACGCGATCCTCAGCCTCACCGCCTGCCTCGCGTTCACGTTCGTCGGGATCACCGCCGCGCGCCACCTGTAAGGAGAGGCCCGAAAGGAGGGGAAGATGCCCAAGATCACCGGGGAAAACATCCTGATGCGGATCTTCATCGGCGAGGGGGACAAGTTCGGCGGGCGCCCCCTGCACGAGACGCTCGTGGAGCTGTTCAAGAAGGAACGGTTCCACGGGGCGACGGTGCTGCGCGGCATGGCGGGGTTCGGCGCCCACAGCGTCTACCACACGGACAAGCTGCTTCGACTGTCCCGGGATCTCCCCGTGATCATCGAGGTCGTGGACACGAAGGAGAATATCGACCGGGTGATGCCGCGGGTCGACGAGATGATGGCCGGCGGGATGATCACCATCGAGAAGGCGACCGTGATCCGGTACACCCACAAGCACGCGATATAGGGGCGAGTCGGAGCCTTGCAGGAGGGCCTCCCGGGATGGACCTGTCCGGAACCATCGGCCGCGTCGGCGAAATCTGCCGTCGTTTCCGGGTCGACTCCCTTGCGCCGCAGCTTGCGGCGTGCGAGGAGATGCTGGGGGACGGCGGCGTGGTGGACGTGGCCGTTCTCGGGCAGTTCAAGGCGGGGAAGAGCTCGTTCCTCAACGGACTGATCGGATCGGCCGTCGTCCCGGTCGACGTCCTGCCGTCGACCGCCGTGGTCACCCGGATCGGGTTCGGGCCGAAGGAGCGGGTCACCGTCCACGGCCTTGCGGGGGAACCGTTCGAGATTCCGCTGGCCCGGCTGGCCGAATTCGTCACAGAGCGGGGGAATCCCGCGAACGAAAAGAGGGTGGCGGTGGTCGACGTGGAACTTCCCGCCCTCGCTCCGTACGAGGGGATCCGTTTCGTCGACACGCCGGGGCTGGGCAGCATCTTCGCCCACAACACGAGGGTCTCGAAGGAGTGGATGCCTCGCGTCGGGGCGGCCCTCGTCGCCGTCAGCGTCAACCATCCCCTTTCCGAAGACGACCTGCTCCTCCTCAACGACGTCTCTTCCCACACCCCGGAGGCGGCCATCCTCCTGACGAAGGCGGACCTGGTGTCCGGGGAGGAGCTCACGTCGGTGATCGAATTCACCCGAAGTCAGACGACCTCCCGGACGGGGAAGGAGTGGAGGATTCTCCCCGTCTCGAACCGTCCCG
This window contains:
- a CDS encoding potassium transporter Kef gives rise to the protein MHEVWGMAALWLGLALLATLLSIWFRIATALSEIVVGTVAQLLIGAFLAASLGADQPWIKFLSGTGAIVLTFLAGAELDPGVFKSKWKEAAAIGLISFAAPFLGCTAAAYYLLGWTVRASWLAGVALSTTSVAVVYAVMLELGLNKTDFGKSVLAACFITDLGTVLALGILFAPFTMRTVIFAGVAILVFAALPSLTPWFFRKYGGRPSELETKYLLLILFGLGSLAAWSDSEAVLPAYVVGMVLAGTVGRDHALVRRLRTLTFGLLTPFYFIRAGSYVSVSAILAAPFAILVLFLSKMATKMAGVYPATKVFRYAQKEGMYTTLLMSTGLTFGSISALFGLSHGIIDKGQYSLLILVVIGSAVVPTIIADAFFLPKYLLSGPVPSEKAASAAAGMDAKVEG
- a CDS encoding camphor resistance protein CrcB (may be involved in chromosome condensation; overexpression in Escherichia coli protects against decondensation by camphor; overexpressing the protein results in an increase in supercoiling); translation: MRIILYIALFGAMGCLGRYYLSGWVYDLVGRSMPFGTLAVNVLGAFLIGFIMEFSLRSPIVSQELRVGLTIGLLGGLTTFSTFSYETFRLLEGGQLAQALGNAILSLTACLAFTFVGITAARHL